In a single window of the Massilia oculi genome:
- a CDS encoding gluconokinase: MTTQARDDDKGTAWVVMGVSGCGKSSIGAKLAAALGVPFIEGDAFHSEANVAKMSAGIPLTDDDRRDWLLNLRDKLAAREGGAVLSCSSLKRAYRDLLRSAGGDVRFAHLAGERSLLLERVSNRPGHYMPPSLLDSQLSTLEPLQPDEAGITLDIRDSQEQLVAQILASVRS; this comes from the coding sequence ATGACGACACAAGCGCGAGACGATGACAAGGGGACGGCCTGGGTAGTCATGGGCGTGAGCGGCTGCGGCAAGAGCAGCATCGGCGCGAAGCTGGCCGCCGCGCTCGGCGTGCCGTTCATCGAGGGCGACGCCTTTCATTCAGAGGCCAATGTCGCCAAGATGTCGGCCGGTATCCCGCTGACCGACGACGACCGTCGCGACTGGCTCCTGAACCTGCGCGACAAGCTCGCCGCACGCGAGGGCGGGGCGGTACTGTCGTGTTCCTCGCTCAAGCGCGCCTATCGCGACCTGCTGCGCAGCGCGGGCGGCGACGTGCGCTTCGCGCACCTGGCCGGCGAGCGCAGCCTGCTCCTCGAGCGCGTCAGCAATCGCCCTGGCCACTACATGCCGCCGTCGCTGCTCGACAGCCAGCTGAGCACACTCGAACCCCTCCAGCCGGACGAAGCCGGCATTACCCTCGACATCCGCGACAGCCAGGAACAACTGGTCGCGCAAATCCTCGCCAGCGTCCGCTCGTGA
- a CDS encoding glycoside hydrolase family 16 protein encodes MNYQNQKYGSRWKPFHALAAGILLACGAQAGASVTNPVIGQLLWSEEFNGNSVNTGVWNLQDGNGCQIGLCGYGNAELQYYSPNNASIVNVPFESGTRALAIQARSQTIGGNVFTSARLDTRNKVQVQYGMIEVRMATPNLGTGLWPAAWLLGVSPQTWPRNGEIDIMEMGHKASGRAEGGAPSSNHFVGSNVITWQQAACVPGNESCAASTAWQTKNWYVPQNSLANRFVTYRFYWDESQMRFTTVDNGVEHNMYNAPLPVNSSALQAPFYLLLNMAVGGNFTDAANPGQVTAPLPGTMYVDYVRVYQMDGKGQVKLGDQTVPEVAGKFGVFTDTTAVNNKLVAGTSSDIFLWNAASTGAGNTAPFEGSNVIAWNYTTPGQWFGGGIQARQARNLSNYRANGTVKFRIRIPANVGFRIGIGDTYTNQNWVNFPANTTAFGLTRNGQWGQASIPVSTLLGPLVAAQSLHDIFMISSIDGALPSSSFQFAIDDIVWESGGGGATPQPEPSGPTSVSQTSSTMLQFRTTTGSWADVHYTVNNGPQQNVRMQLSGANNTYTAGGLKIGDVVRYWFTYWDAQRGFAVDTQQQTHTMQ; translated from the coding sequence GTGAACTACCAGAACCAGAAATATGGCTCGAGATGGAAACCTTTCCACGCGCTTGCCGCAGGCATCCTGCTGGCCTGTGGAGCGCAGGCCGGGGCCAGCGTCACCAATCCGGTGATCGGTCAGCTGCTGTGGTCGGAGGAGTTCAATGGCAACAGCGTGAACACCGGTGTGTGGAATCTGCAGGACGGTAACGGCTGCCAGATCGGCCTGTGCGGCTACGGCAACGCCGAGCTGCAGTACTACAGCCCCAATAACGCCAGCATCGTCAACGTGCCCTTCGAATCGGGCACGCGCGCGCTGGCGATCCAGGCGCGTAGCCAGACGATCGGCGGCAATGTCTTCACCTCGGCCCGGCTCGACACCAGGAACAAGGTGCAGGTGCAGTACGGGATGATCGAGGTGCGCATGGCCACGCCGAACCTCGGCACCGGCCTGTGGCCGGCCGCGTGGCTGCTGGGCGTCAGTCCGCAGACCTGGCCGCGCAACGGCGAGATCGACATCATGGAGATGGGCCACAAGGCGTCCGGCCGCGCCGAGGGCGGGGCGCCGTCGTCGAACCACTTCGTCGGCTCGAACGTGATCACCTGGCAGCAGGCCGCCTGCGTGCCCGGCAACGAAAGCTGCGCCGCCTCGACCGCGTGGCAGACCAAGAACTGGTACGTGCCCCAGAACTCGCTCGCGAACCGCTTCGTCACCTACCGCTTCTATTGGGACGAGAGCCAGATGCGCTTCACGACGGTCGACAACGGCGTCGAGCACAATATGTACAACGCGCCGCTGCCGGTCAATTCGTCAGCATTGCAGGCGCCGTTCTACCTGTTGCTGAACATGGCCGTGGGCGGCAACTTCACCGACGCCGCCAACCCGGGCCAGGTCACGGCGCCGCTGCCCGGCACCATGTACGTCGACTACGTGCGCGTCTACCAGATGGACGGCAAGGGACAGGTGAAGCTGGGCGACCAGACCGTGCCGGAAGTCGCCGGCAAGTTCGGCGTGTTCACCGACACCACGGCGGTCAACAACAAGCTGGTGGCGGGGACGAGTTCCGACATCTTCCTGTGGAACGCCGCCTCCACCGGCGCCGGCAACACCGCGCCGTTCGAGGGCAGCAACGTCATCGCCTGGAACTACACGACGCCCGGACAGTGGTTCGGCGGCGGCATCCAGGCGCGCCAGGCGCGCAACCTGAGCAACTACCGCGCCAACGGCACCGTCAAGTTCCGCATCCGGATCCCGGCCAATGTCGGCTTCAGGATCGGCATCGGCGACACCTACACGAACCAGAACTGGGTGAACTTCCCGGCCAACACCACGGCATTTGGATTGACGCGCAACGGCCAGTGGGGCCAGGCGTCGATTCCCGTCTCGACCCTGCTCGGGCCACTAGTCGCGGCGCAGTCGCTCCACGACATCTTCATGATCTCGAGCATCGACGGCGCGCTGCCGTCATCGAGCTTCCAGTTCGCGATCGACGACATCGTGTGGGAGTCGGGCGGCGGCGGCGCCACGCCGCAGCCGGAGCCGAGCGGCCCGACCTCGGTCAGCCAGACCTCGTCGACGATGCTGCAGTTCCGGACCACCACCGGCAGCTGGGCCGACGTGCACTACACCGTCAACAACGGGCCGCAGCAGAACGTGCGGATGCAGCTCAGCGGCGCCAACAACACGTACACGGCGGGCGGGCTGAAGATCGGGGACGTGGTGCGCTACTGGTTCACCTACTGGGACGCGCAGCGCGGGTTTGCGGTGGATACCCAGCAGCAGACGCATACGATGCAGTGA
- a CDS encoding LacI family DNA-binding transcriptional regulator, producing MDKTGRSKGRGTGRATLEQVAGMAGVSIMTASRALSQPQMVSEVTRVKVEQAVAELGYVPNRAARALASSQSHVIVVLVPSFSNAVFTAVLEGIHDAVAPGQYQLLIGNTYYSQAEEEKLLRTYLQSSPDGILFSSQAHSPAVAKMLEASQVPSVSMMDLSDEPGALSVGFSQFEAGMEMTRHLVKKGYRRIGFIGAQLDERTLRRADGYRAAVVEAGLADPRLELMVPEPSTIALGAELMGQMMANMPDCDAVFCCNDDLAHGAVYHCQRHGIRIPQEIAVCGFNDLPASRWMMPSLTTIDTPRYQVGFEAASLLLQVIKGQEPERKRIDLGFALRERESA from the coding sequence ATGGATAAAACGGGCCGCAGCAAGGGCAGGGGAACGGGACGGGCAACGCTCGAGCAGGTGGCGGGCATGGCAGGCGTATCGATCATGACCGCCTCGCGCGCGCTCAGCCAGCCCCAAATGGTCTCCGAGGTCACCCGGGTCAAGGTGGAGCAGGCGGTGGCGGAGCTCGGCTACGTGCCCAACCGCGCGGCGCGCGCGCTGGCCTCGTCGCAGTCGCACGTGATCGTGGTGCTGGTGCCGTCGTTCTCCAACGCCGTGTTCACCGCCGTCCTCGAAGGCATCCATGACGCCGTCGCGCCGGGCCAGTACCAGCTCCTGATCGGCAATACCTATTATTCGCAGGCCGAAGAGGAAAAGCTGCTGCGCACCTATCTGCAATCGAGCCCGGACGGCATCCTGTTCTCGAGCCAGGCCCACAGCCCGGCCGTGGCGAAGATGCTGGAAGCGTCGCAGGTGCCGTCGGTGTCGATGATGGACCTGTCGGACGAACCCGGTGCCCTGTCGGTCGGCTTCTCGCAGTTCGAGGCCGGCATGGAGATGACGCGCCACCTGGTCAAGAAGGGCTACCGCCGCATCGGGTTCATCGGCGCCCAGCTCGACGAGCGCACCCTGCGCCGCGCCGACGGCTACCGCGCCGCGGTGGTCGAGGCGGGCCTGGCCGACCCACGGCTCGAGCTGATGGTGCCGGAACCTTCCACGATCGCGCTCGGCGCCGAATTGATGGGGCAGATGATGGCGAACATGCCCGACTGCGACGCCGTCTTCTGCTGCAACGACGACCTGGCCCATGGCGCCGTCTATCACTGCCAGCGCCACGGCATCCGCATCCCGCAGGAGATCGCCGTCTGCGGCTTCAACGATCTGCCAGCCTCCAGATGGATGATGCCGTCGCTGACCACCATCGACACGCCGCGCTACCAGGTCGGCTTCGAGGCGGCCAGCCTGCTGCTGCAGGTGATCAAGGGCCAGGAGCCCGAACGCAAGCGCATCGACCTGGGATTTGCCCTGCGCGAGCGCGAGAGCGCCTGA